One segment of Thermincola ferriacetica DNA contains the following:
- a CDS encoding ABC transporter ATP-binding protein codes for MGIAIESLHKSYKNGDEITEVLKNVNLTVSDGEFVAIIGPSGSGKTTLMNIIGCLDRPTRGKYLLAGQDTGKLNDRMLAKIRNKHIGFVFQSFNLLPQYTALENVELAGLYGNEPPRKVKEKAKEALSALGLENRLKYKPNQLSGGQKQRVAIARAIINSPSVILADEPTGSLDSKTGREVLDIFKDLNRKGKTVIIVTHDLNIAREANRILNIKDGIVEEA; via the coding sequence ATGGGCATTGCAATAGAATCCCTCCATAAAAGTTACAAAAATGGCGATGAAATTACCGAAGTTTTAAAAAATGTCAACTTAACCGTAAGTGACGGCGAATTCGTGGCTATTATCGGCCCTTCCGGTTCAGGAAAAACGACTTTAATGAATATTATTGGCTGCCTGGACCGGCCCACCAGGGGAAAATACCTGTTGGCCGGACAGGATACCGGCAAACTGAATGACAGAATGCTGGCCAAAATAAGAAATAAGCATATTGGATTTGTCTTCCAGTCCTTTAATCTGCTACCCCAATACACTGCCCTGGAAAATGTTGAACTGGCCGGTCTTTACGGCAATGAACCGCCAAGAAAAGTAAAGGAAAAGGCAAAAGAAGCCTTGTCTGCCCTGGGATTAGAAAACAGGTTGAAGTATAAACCGAACCAGTTGTCCGGTGGCCAAAAACAGCGGGTAGCTATTGCGCGAGCTATCATAAATTCGCCTTCTGTCATTTTAGCAGATGAACCCACGGGCAGCCTGGACTCGAAAACCGGTCGCGAAGTTCTGGATATTTTTAAGGATTTAAACAGGAAAGGAAAAACAGTAATTATAGTTACCCATGACTTAAATATTGCCAGGGAAGCCAACCGGATTTTAAACATAAAAGACGGCATTGTGGAGGAAGCCTAA
- a CDS encoding ABC transporter permease, which yields MRIRETFRSSFKSLFHNKLRSFLTMLGIIIGIFSVIMLTSIGEGVKHQVTSQVESLGANLLYVFPGKIEIGPQKAVESKLGVRSGGFGQKSTLTYDDVLALKNKKHIAAATAMYGGIDWLDKMRIYVSTTGVDEDFFKINQPDLRWGRFISKKERENKKRVAVIGHQANKEIFGGKNSVGRFFKLNGKEYKVVGVLSYKKPENMGPHEENINVKIFLPITEIIDRAEDKHVSQIIAQANSAKEVKPAENIIRKTLLKSHKAVEFTVLKQQDMLTVINKILGILTAGLGGIAAISLLVGGIGIMNIMLVSVAERTREIGVRKAIGASRRDILVQFLIEAIFLSIIGGIIGTLAGIGGARMLPSIFPAIQTALSVPAVIIALLFALLVGVFFGVYPATKAAKLDPIEALRNE from the coding sequence ATGAGAATTAGAGAGACCTTTCGCAGCAGCTTCAAATCATTGTTTCATAATAAATTGCGCAGTTTTCTCACTATGCTGGGCATCATTATAGGCATTTTTTCAGTCATCATGCTCACATCCATAGGCGAAGGTGTAAAGCACCAGGTTACTTCGCAGGTAGAATCTTTGGGCGCAAACCTGCTTTATGTATTCCCCGGGAAAATTGAAATTGGCCCGCAGAAAGCCGTTGAAAGTAAGCTGGGGGTTAGGTCAGGCGGATTTGGGCAGAAAAGCACGCTTACTTACGATGATGTACTGGCTCTGAAAAACAAAAAACATATCGCTGCGGCCACAGCCATGTACGGAGGCATTGACTGGCTTGATAAAATGAGAATTTACGTTTCCACTACCGGGGTAGACGAAGACTTTTTTAAAATCAATCAGCCCGACTTACGTTGGGGAAGGTTCATTTCTAAAAAAGAACGCGAAAATAAAAAAAGAGTAGCTGTAATTGGACACCAGGCCAATAAAGAAATTTTCGGCGGCAAAAATTCCGTAGGTAGGTTTTTTAAGTTAAACGGTAAGGAATATAAAGTAGTTGGGGTGTTAAGTTATAAAAAACCGGAAAATATGGGGCCCCACGAAGAAAATATTAACGTTAAAATTTTCCTGCCCATCACTGAAATTATTGATCGGGCAGAAGATAAGCATGTCAGCCAGATCATTGCCCAGGCCAATTCTGCCAAAGAGGTAAAGCCGGCAGAAAACATTATTAGAAAAACCCTGCTGAAATCCCATAAGGCTGTAGAATTTACCGTCCTTAAACAGCAGGATATGCTGACGGTCATAAATAAAATTTTAGGTATCCTAACAGCCGGTTTGGGTGGAATTGCAGCCATTTCCCTTTTGGTCGGCGGCATTGGAATTATGAATATCATGCTGGTTTCTGTCGCTGAGCGTACCAGGGAAATCGGAGTGCGCAAGGCCATTGGGGCCAGCCGCCGGGACATATTAGTGCAGTTTTTGATTGAAGCCATATTCCTCAGTATAATCGGCGGTATTATTGGCACCCTGGCAGGTATCGGAGGGGCCAGAATGCTGCCATCGATTTTCCCCGCCATTCAGACGGCCTTATCGGTTCCGGCAGTAATTATAGCTCTGCTGTTTGCCTTGCTGGTTGGGGTCTTTTTTGGTGTTTACCCCGCTACCAAAGCGGCAAAACTGGACCCTATAGAAGCCTTGAGAAATGAATAA
- the dinB gene encoding DNA polymerase IV: protein MCDILLVDMNSFYASVHQALDAALRGKPVIVCGDPDKRHGIVLAASYEAKKYGVKTAMPRWAAQKLVPDAIFIKPEHNKYAEFSGRIMTILRDFSPLVEPASIDEAFVDVSGCRIFGDSIEIAKQIKNRIREEVGVLCSVGIGPNKLLAKMAAELKKPDGLTLLTEKDVPHKLWPLPVGELYGVGPKTEKRLRALGIKTIGDLANYPVSCLEERFGTTGRTLHMSANGISYSSVNPHACEETKSIGNQLTLSRDCTAAEIRPVIMDLAEKVGYRVRLGEYVYKTVVVTVRDTKFRNHSWSKTFLEHTDTTEDIFNTAMKLLAANWPQNKKIRLVGVSATNLEKKTFEQMDLFCEKEKLRRLNQVCDEIKKRFGHASVKRGISLAKTSMKI from the coding sequence TTGTGTGACATTTTATTGGTAGATATGAATTCCTTTTATGCTTCAGTCCACCAGGCTCTTGATGCGGCCCTCCGGGGCAAGCCGGTGATAGTTTGCGGGGATCCCGACAAGCGCCACGGGATTGTATTGGCTGCATCATATGAAGCAAAAAAGTACGGTGTGAAGACGGCCATGCCCAGGTGGGCAGCCCAAAAACTTGTCCCAGATGCCATATTCATAAAACCTGAACATAACAAGTACGCGGAGTTTTCCGGACGAATCATGACCATTTTGCGGGACTTTTCACCCCTGGTAGAGCCTGCTTCTATAGACGAAGCCTTTGTTGACGTATCAGGGTGCAGGATTTTTGGTGACAGCATTGAAATAGCCAAACAGATAAAAAACAGAATCCGTGAAGAAGTAGGCGTGCTTTGTTCTGTGGGCATCGGTCCCAACAAGCTGCTGGCCAAAATGGCCGCTGAACTTAAAAAGCCGGACGGCCTGACGTTGCTGACGGAAAAAGATGTTCCCCATAAACTATGGCCCTTGCCGGTCGGCGAATTATACGGGGTAGGCCCAAAAACCGAGAAAAGGTTGCGTGCGCTTGGCATCAAGACCATAGGAGACCTGGCCAATTACCCGGTAAGCTGCCTGGAGGAACGCTTTGGGACCACCGGGCGGACTTTACATATGTCGGCCAACGGAATCAGTTATAGCTCCGTCAATCCTCACGCCTGCGAAGAAACCAAATCAATCGGTAACCAGCTTACTCTGAGCCGGGACTGTACAGCGGCTGAAATAAGGCCTGTCATTATGGACCTGGCGGAAAAAGTGGGTTACAGGGTACGGCTGGGGGAATATGTCTATAAAACTGTTGTGGTTACAGTCAGAGACACCAAGTTTCGTAATCATTCCTGGTCTAAAACGTTTTTGGAGCACACAGATACTACAGAAGACATTTTTAACACGGCTATGAAGCTGCTAGCCGCAAATTGGCCTCAAAATAAAAAAATCAGGTTAGTGGGTGTAAGTGCCACTAACCTCGAGAAAAAAACCTTTGAACAGATGGACTTGTTTTGTGAAAAAGAGAAACTGCGCAGGCTGAACCAGGTTTGTGACGAAATAAAGAAGCGTTTTGGTCACGCAAGTGTAAAAAGAGGCATATCACTGGCGAAGACCAGTATGAAAATTTGA
- a CDS encoding LysE family translocator, producing the protein MAGQFFIKGIGVGVAIAAPVGPVALLCIQRTLKEGRLAGFVSGLGAATADTFYGWLAGFGLTFVGRFMVEHQAWIHVLGGLFLCFMGFRTFNAAPAAAEESLKGSGLLRAYISTLLVTLTNPATILAFAGIFAGVGLTRSGTTYSAVGVLVAGVFLGSALWWLFLSYGVSVVRHGIDTSLMKWINRVAGIMIIVFGVVALLTYRTTAGMNMLR; encoded by the coding sequence ATGGCTGGACAGTTTTTTATTAAGGGAATCGGTGTGGGTGTTGCTATTGCTGCACCGGTAGGACCTGTGGCTTTATTGTGCATACAGCGGACACTGAAGGAGGGACGGCTTGCCGGTTTTGTTTCCGGTCTGGGAGCAGCTACCGCCGATACTTTTTACGGCTGGTTGGCAGGTTTCGGTCTTACTTTTGTGGGAAGGTTCATGGTGGAACACCAGGCTTGGATTCATGTTTTGGGCGGCCTGTTTCTCTGCTTTATGGGTTTCCGGACATTCAATGCTGCTCCGGCTGCAGCGGAAGAATCGCTGAAAGGCAGCGGCCTCTTGCGGGCTTATATCTCCACTTTACTGGTAACGCTGACCAATCCTGCGACGATTTTGGCTTTTGCCGGCATATTTGCCGGTGTAGGTTTGACCAGAAGCGGAACGACTTACTCTGCGGTAGGTGTTTTAGTGGCGGGAGTTTTCCTGGGTTCTGCGCTGTGGTGGCTTTTTTTGAGTTACGGGGTCAGTGTTGTCAGACACGGCATTGATACGTCCCTGATGAAATGGATTAACCGGGTGGCCGGAATAATGATTATAGTTTTTGGAGTAGTTGCCCTGCTCACCTACAGGACTACAGCCGGTATGAACATGCTCAGGTAA
- a CDS encoding DUF4145 domain-containing protein has protein sequence MDINSPATCAILARRALELAVKWVYSADSCLKVPYQDNLSSLVHDRTFLDILEPKLFPLIKYVIKLGNMAAHTGNKITREEAVL, from the coding sequence ATGGATATAAATAGCCCGGCCACCTGTGCCATTCTGGCCAGGCGGGCCCTGGAGCTGGCGGTGAAGTGGGTTTATAGTGCCGACAGTTGCTTGAAGGTCCCCTACCAGGACAACCTCTCCAGCCTGGTCCACGACCGTACTTTCCTGGATATCCTGGAGCCGAAACTGTTTCCTTTGATTAAATATGTCATCAAACTGGGCAATATGGCCGCTCATACCGGCAATAAAATAACCCGGGAAGAAGCCGTGCTCTAA
- a CDS encoding DMT family transporter: protein MRKLMHDTTTDKPLINPYLAVLVGVLAVSFSSLFVKLSSAPSLVIATYRLLFTFLILAPFTVTVKRSHLASMSRREVLLAAASGIFLAMHFFTWFTSLKYTSVASSTVLVTTQPVFVVLGSYLFFREKITARAMLGGALALTGSVIVGASDFRVGADALFGDVLALAAAVLVSGYLIIGRRLRSMVSLSAYTFVTYGSASLTLVLISLVSRTPFFPYSLKDWLLFLALAVVCTILGHTSFNWALRYLPASVIAVSVLGEPIGAIIWAFVFLAEIPTPRQIFGGTVILIGIYIFTRSSRTPPAREIQSNFHTGLRQ, encoded by the coding sequence ATGCGAAAGTTAATGCATGATACAACTACAGACAAGCCTTTAATAAACCCCTACCTGGCGGTGCTGGTAGGGGTTTTAGCTGTATCATTTTCTTCTCTTTTCGTGAAATTGTCTTCTGCCCCCTCTTTAGTGATAGCGACTTACCGGCTTTTGTTTACTTTCCTCATCCTGGCACCCTTTACAGTTACAGTAAAGCGTTCCCATCTGGCGAGCATGTCACGGCGTGAAGTCCTCCTGGCTGCCGCCAGCGGCATTTTTCTGGCCATGCATTTTTTCACCTGGTTCACTTCCCTGAAATATACCAGTGTGGCCAGCTCAACGGTACTGGTTACCACCCAGCCTGTTTTTGTCGTGTTAGGCTCTTATCTTTTCTTCAGAGAAAAGATTACCGCCAGAGCAATGCTGGGTGGCGCCCTGGCCCTCACCGGAAGCGTCATAGTTGGGGCATCGGATTTCCGGGTAGGCGCTGATGCCCTTTTCGGTGATGTCCTGGCCCTCGCCGCTGCTGTTTTGGTATCGGGTTACCTAATCATAGGCCGACGATTACGATCTATGGTAAGCCTTTCAGCCTATACTTTCGTTACTTACGGCAGCGCTTCCCTGACCCTTGTGCTCATCAGTCTTGTTTCAAGGACTCCTTTTTTCCCGTACTCATTAAAAGATTGGTTGCTTTTCCTGGCCCTGGCAGTGGTATGCACTATCCTCGGCCATACCTCGTTTAACTGGGCTCTTCGTTACCTTCCGGCTTCGGTGATTGCCGTAAGTGTACTTGGTGAACCCATTGGGGCCATTATATGGGCATTTGTATTTCTGGCCGAAATACCTACACCCAGGCAAATTTTTGGGGGGACAGTAATCCTTATCGGTATTTACATATTTACCAGAAGCAGCCGGACACCCCCTGCCAGAGAAATCCAGTCAAATTTTCATACTGGTCTTCGCCAGTGA